One genomic window of Coffea eugenioides isolate CCC68of chromosome 1, Ceug_1.0, whole genome shotgun sequence includes the following:
- the LOC113749923 gene encoding probable cytokinin riboside 5'-monophosphate phosphoribohydrolase LOGL1: protein MGKFKKVCVFCGSNSGYRKIFSDAALDLGKELVQRKVDLIYGGGSIGLMGLVSQTVYDGGCNVLGVIPKALVSVEISGEAVGEVTIVSDMHERKAEMARRADAFIALPGGYGTMEELLEIISWSQLGIHDKPEYEPLHDKVAPSQSWDVKDCKLAKS, encoded by the exons ATGGGCAAGTTCAAGAAGGTTTGCGTCTTCTGCGGAAGTAATTCTGGGTACAGAAAGATATTCAGCGATGCAGCCCTTGATCTTGGAAAAGAATTG GTGCAAAGAAAGGTAGACCTAATCTACGGAGGAGGGAGCATTGGTCTGATGGGATTGGTTTCCCAAACAGTATATGATGGTGGATGCAATGTTCTAGG agtGATTCCAAAGGCTCTCGTTTCGGTAGAG ATATCAGGCGAGGCAGTTGGAGAAGTGACCATAGTTTCTGACATGCATGAAAGGAAAGCTGAAATGGCTCGTAGGGCCGATGCTTTCATAGCTCTTCCTG GAGGGTACGGAACAATGGAGGAGCTGCTTGAGATAATATCATGGTCGCAGCTTGGAATTCATGATAAACCG GAATATGAACCATTGCATGACAAAGTTGCACCAAGCCAAAGTTGGGATGTTAAGGACTGTAAACTTGCAAAGTCGTAG
- the LOC113762158 gene encoding uncharacterized protein LOC113762158 — MKELNSASDPIGQNLIKFISNVCFSVFVFSVLIVTVIAITYQPPDPWESSRALTKVFTQVENATFKTDTSVLKTGEDIAESPRLAPAGASVSITDDVIERTEADLKNVSLKSGCEDTGVINCSDPRVLITIERFNLRAFRSLAFLDYQHPVNGSAPNECDVAWRFRNKKEKSWRKYRDFRRFTIGFKDDCSYKVIHAGRWHSGLNARRPRIRTNATRNGPRNKTAPVVRDDEINDTLPVLGSDLAFRNGRYLYYSHGGDYCKGMNHYLWSFLCALGEAQYLNRTFVMDLSICLSSSYTQSHRDEEGKDFRFYFDFEHLKETASVVDEEEFHKDWKRWDKTHKKKIPVRKVADYKVTPMQLKKDKSTIILRQFDAPEPDNYWYRVCEGPAAKYIQRPWHALWKSKRLMNIVTAISGSMDWDYDAVHVIRGEKAQNKELWAHLDADTSPEALVQKLQTAVMPWRHLYVATNEPFYSYFDKLRSHYKVHLLDDYKEMWGNTSEWYNDTRLLNGGRPVEFDGYMRVEVDTEVLYRAKTRVETFYNLTKDCKDGINTC; from the coding sequence ATGAAGGAATTAAACTCAGCAAGTGACCCAATTGGGCAAAACCTAATAAAATTCATAAGCAATGTGTGTTTTTCAGTTTTTGTATTCTCAGTTCTCATAGTTACCGTAATTGCAATAACATACCAGCCCCCTGATCCATGGGAGTCCTCCAGAGCCCTCACTAAGGTTTTTACACAAGTTGAAAACGCCACTTTTAAAACTGATACTTCTGTACTTAAAACTGGTGAGGATATTGCTGAGTCTCCAAGATTAGCTCCTGCGGGGGCAAGTGTATCTATTACTGATGATGTGATTGAGAGAACTGAAGCGGATCTTAAAAATGTGAGCTTGAAATCTGGTTGTGAAGATACAGGTGTCATAAATTGCTCAGATCCTAGGGTGTTGATAACTATAGAGAGGTTCAACTTGAGGGCCTTTAGGTCCCTTGCATTTTTAGATTATCAACATCCTGTTAACGGTTCGGCGCCTAATGAGTGTGATGTAGCGTGGAGGTTTAGAAATAAGAAGGAGAAATCTTGGAGGAAGTATAGGGATTTCAGAAGGTTTACCATTGGGTTCAAGGATGATTGCAGTTATAAGGTGATCCATGCAGGGCGTTGGCACTCAGGTTTGAATGCCCGCCGTCCTAGGATTCGAACAAATGCCACTAGAAATGGTCCGAGAAACAAAACTGCTCCTGTTGTTAGAGatgatgaaataaatgataCGCTTCCGGTGTTAGGATCAGATTTGGCATTTAGAAATGGGAGATACCTGTATTATTCACATGGTGGGGATTATTGTAAAGGAATGAATCATTACCTATGGAGCTTTTTGTGCGCTTTAGGTGAGGCTCAGTATCTGAATAGGACATTTGTGATGGATTTGAGTATTTGTTTGTCCTCCTCTTACACTCAGAGTCATAGGGATGAGGAGGGAAAAGATTTTAGGTTCTACTTTGATTTTGAGCATTTGAAGGAGACGGCATCAGTTGTGGATGAGGAGGAGTTCCATAAAGATTGGAAGAGATgggataaaacacataaaaagAAAATCCCTGTGAGAAAGGTTGCAGATTATAAAGTTACACCAATGCAGTTGAAAAAAGATAAGAGCACTATTATATTGCGGCAATTTGATGCTCCTGAGCCGGACAACTACTGGTATCGGGTCTGTGAAGGTCCAGCAGCTAAATACATCCAGAGGCCCTGGCATGCACTTTGGAAATCAAAGAGACTAATGAATATAGTTACGGCAATTAGTGGGAGCATGGACTGGGACTATGATGCAGTTCATGTCATTCGAGGAGAGAAGGCACAGAATAAGGAACTATGGGCTCATCTTGATGCTGACACATCTCCGGAGGCGCTTGTTCAAAAACTGCAAACAGCAGTTATGCCTTGGAGGCATTTGTATGTTGCTACTAATGAACCATTTTACAGTTACTTTGATAAGCTGAGATCTCATTACaaggttcatttgcttgatgaCTACAAGGAAATGTGGGGAAATACCAGTGAATGGTACAATGACACAAGGCTTTTGAATGGTGGGCGCCCAGTTGAGTTTGATGGATATATGAGAGTTGAGGTGGACACTGAAGTCCTTTACAGGGCAAAGACTAGGGTTGAAACGTTCTATAACTTGACAAAAGATTGCAAGGATGGAATCAATACTTGCTGA